One window of the Carassius auratus strain Wakin chromosome 20, ASM336829v1, whole genome shotgun sequence genome contains the following:
- the LOC113037859 gene encoding B2 bradykinin receptor-like: MELNSSNTCNETDAWVWLSSFQPPFLALISILGVLGNSVVLCVFCLQRKPCSVADVYLGNLAAADLIMVLCLPFWTVTIAQGYQWNFGQLLCKVICTIISMNYYCSILFLVLVSVDRYLALAKPMKPSRLRSPDWAKRICVVIWTVGFMLSLPTLLFRRVGSFPDIGVDACYLEYPHRAWILRRNITTNFVGFLLPLPIISFCTFHVVRALKNRGFVIQPRVQTERKATQLVLTVLAVFLLCWTPFQLVRFLGTLDYFKLLPGCLWENILQISNELATYLGYSNSAINPFLYVIVGSHFRKRAQGVFQGVLLCSRRKSNSSVNLNVTVISKCSDSPKDNRITPLALRAVYPPIKPHMMCRSL, translated from the coding sequence ATGGAACTAAATTCATCAAACACCTGCAATGAAACAGACGCCTGGGTATGGCTGTCATCTTTCCAGCCTCCATTTCTGGCTCTTATCAGCATCCTGGGAGTGCTGGGCAACAGTGTGGTCCTCTGCGTGTTCTGCCTCCAGCGGAAGCCGTGCAGCGTAGCTGATGTGTATCTGGGCAACCTGGCAGCTGCAGACCTCATTATGGTCCTGTGTTTGCCCTTCTGGACGGTCACCATCGCCCAAGGCTATCAATGGAACTTCGGTCAGCTGCTCTGCAAGGTAATCTGCACCATCATCTCGATGAACTACTACTGCAGCATACTCTTCCTGGTGCTGGTCAGCGTGGACCGCTACCTCGCCTTGGCCAAACCCATGAAGCCCAGTAGGCTGAGATCCCCCGATTGGGCCAAGCGTATATGTGTTGTGATTTGGACGGTGGGATTCATGCTCAGCCTCCCAACTCTGCTCTTCCGAAGAGTAGGTTCATTTCCAGACATAGGGGTGGATGCCTGTTACCTAGAATACCCTCATAGAGCCTGGATTCTAAGACGAAACATCACGACAAACTTCGTTGGATTCCTGCTTCCGCTGCCAATCATTTCCTTTTGCACTTTTCACGTGGTCAGAGCGCTTAAAAACCGCGGCTTTGTGATTCAACCAAGAGTTCAAACGGAGAGGAAAGCCACTCAGCTGGTTCTGACGGTCCTCGCTGTGTTTCTCCTGTGCTGGACACCCTTCCAGCTGGTGCGTTTCCTAGGAACCCTTGACTACTTCAAGCTCCTTCCTGGGTGTCTCTGGGAGAATATATTGCAAATAAGCAATGAGCTGGCTACTTATTTAGGGTATAGCAATAGTGCAATAAACCCTTTTTTGTATGTTATCGTAGGAAGCCACTTCAGGAAGAGAGCTCAAGGAGTTTTTCAAGGTGTTCTTTTGTGTTCTAGACGCAAGAGCAACTCCTCTGTGAACTTAAATGTTACTGTTATTAGCAAGTGCAGTGACAGTCCTAAAGATAACAGAATAACACCGCTGGCACTGAGAGCTGTATATCCACCCATCAAACCTCATATGATGTGTAGATCGTTGTGA